One genomic segment of Desulfobulbaceae bacterium DB1 includes these proteins:
- a CDS encoding pyridine nucleotide-disulfide oxidoreductase has product MKEEVLVNTPVSNNQVNSASGAVLVVGGGVAGVQAALDLSALGYKVYLVEKSSAVGGVMARLDKTFPTNDCSLCILAPKLVEAGRDGNIVILTKSELDSLAGEAGNFIARIKKQPRYIDEEVCTGCGQCTLYCLKQINDDYNENLCRTAAAHIDYSQAVPASYHIDPKSCLRLNFDTCGLCAVACRAGAIRFDDQEQILNLTVGAVVLAPGFGRVSEKVLRSYGWGKFADVVTAFEHERLMCASGPTGGEIVRPSDEKHPKKIAFLQCIGSRDENCGNNYCSSVCCMYAVKQATLAREHDPDTEITLFYMDVRTHGKGFDAARERAVSEKGFRVIYSRPPRVEGVFSGGLLLTWIDDTGRHYYEKFDLVVLSQGLEAPDDAENIARAAGIDLNRYQFAMTDSFAPLAASRPGVYVIGAFQGPKDIPDSVTQAGGAAGLCAGLLTEARNSETVVPSYPREKIIEGQEPRVGVFVCHCGINIGGVVNVPVVRDYAQTLPNVVYATDNLYSCSQDAQKHLIDIITEHRLNRLVVAACTPRTHEPLFQATMREAGLNRALFEMANIRDQCSWVHMHEPSAATDKAKDLVRMAVAKASLLSPLKEEALPVTPSALVVGGGLAGMSAALTIANQGFPCTLVEKKTKLGGRTLLLTQDRYGNDPRKKIAQLISKVTNHPKIKVYTETSLTAISGYVGNFTSTITAADRSEVINHGVIVLATGGRPYQPTQYGYGTSRRILTALELEKRLAVKRPLPISCRNIVMIQCVGSRGQDLAYCSRVCCGQAVKNALRLKERLPEASITILFRDMRTYGFMEDDYRKAREMGIIFTRFTADAIPEVSVGKNAQSNPMVRYRDPILGEEVERQADLLVLSVGIVPEDTDSLAKMLKVPVTADNFFLEAHVKLRPVDLPVDGVYVCGLAHSPKSIDETISQAQAAAGRACQPLAHGFITPEPIVSHVDPQKCIGCGACEFFCPYKAIHIYKEGKLRKAGTITASCKGCGVCAARCPTLAIDMGRFTFEGIMSQIHAFHPGETKE; this is encoded by the coding sequence ATGAAGGAGGAAGTTCTCGTGAATACCCCAGTTTCAAACAACCAGGTCAATTCCGCCAGCGGCGCGGTCCTGGTGGTCGGCGGCGGAGTAGCCGGAGTCCAGGCGGCTCTTGACCTCTCCGCCCTTGGCTATAAGGTTTATCTGGTGGAAAAAAGTTCGGCCGTCGGCGGCGTCATGGCCCGGCTGGACAAAACGTTTCCCACCAATGACTGCTCCCTTTGCATCCTCGCGCCGAAACTGGTGGAGGCCGGTCGGGACGGCAACATCGTTATTCTCACCAAATCAGAACTTGATTCCCTGGCAGGGGAAGCCGGCAACTTCATCGCCAGGATAAAAAAACAGCCTCGCTATATTGATGAAGAGGTCTGCACCGGCTGCGGGCAATGCACCCTTTATTGCCTCAAGCAAATCAATGACGATTACAACGAGAATCTTTGCCGCACCGCCGCCGCTCATATTGATTACTCCCAGGCGGTGCCCGCCAGCTACCATATCGACCCCAAAAGCTGCTTGCGGCTCAATTTTGACACCTGCGGCCTCTGCGCCGTGGCCTGCAGGGCAGGCGCCATCCGCTTTGACGACCAAGAGCAAATCCTGAACCTTACGGTCGGTGCGGTGGTGCTGGCACCGGGCTTCGGTCGAGTTAGCGAAAAGGTACTCCGCTCCTACGGCTGGGGAAAGTTCGCCGATGTGGTGACCGCCTTCGAGCATGAACGCCTGATGTGCGCCAGCGGCCCCACCGGCGGCGAGATCGTCCGGCCCTCCGACGAAAAACATCCGAAGAAAATCGCCTTTCTCCAGTGTATCGGCTCCCGCGATGAAAATTGCGGCAACAATTACTGCTCCTCGGTCTGCTGCATGTATGCCGTCAAACAGGCAACCCTGGCCCGCGAGCATGACCCTGACACAGAAATAACCCTCTTCTACATGGATGTCCGCACCCACGGCAAGGGCTTTGACGCAGCGCGGGAGCGGGCGGTGTCGGAAAAAGGTTTTCGGGTCATTTACAGTCGACCGCCCCGCGTTGAGGGTGTCTTCAGCGGCGGTCTGCTGCTGACCTGGATTGATGATACAGGACGGCATTATTACGAAAAATTTGACCTGGTGGTGCTCTCCCAGGGCCTCGAAGCTCCGGATGACGCTGAAAATATCGCCCGCGCCGCCGGCATCGACTTAAACCGCTACCAGTTTGCCATGACCGATTCTTTCGCGCCGCTAGCCGCCAGTCGGCCCGGGGTCTACGTCATCGGTGCCTTCCAGGGACCAAAGGATATTCCGGACAGCGTGACCCAGGCAGGCGGCGCGGCAGGCCTCTGCGCCGGACTGCTGACTGAAGCCAGAAACAGTGAAACAGTGGTGCCGTCCTACCCGCGGGAAAAAATTATCGAGGGACAGGAGCCGCGGGTCGGAGTTTTTGTCTGCCACTGTGGCATCAACATCGGCGGAGTGGTCAATGTCCCGGTGGTCCGCGACTATGCGCAAACATTGCCCAACGTGGTTTACGCCACCGACAATCTTTACAGCTGTTCCCAGGATGCCCAAAAACACCTGATCGACATCATCACCGAACACCGGTTGAACCGACTGGTTGTCGCCGCCTGCACCCCCCGCACCCATGAACCGCTTTTCCAGGCAACCATGCGCGAGGCCGGACTGAATCGCGCACTTTTTGAAATGGCCAATATCAGAGATCAGTGCTCCTGGGTCCACATGCATGAACCCTCGGCGGCGACGGATAAAGCGAAAGACCTGGTGCGGATGGCAGTTGCCAAGGCGTCCCTGCTGTCACCCCTAAAGGAGGAGGCATTGCCGGTTACCCCATCGGCCTTAGTTGTCGGAGGCGGCCTGGCAGGAATGAGCGCGGCTCTCACCATAGCGAATCAGGGTTTCCCCTGCACCCTGGTGGAGAAAAAGACGAAGCTGGGCGGACGGACCCTGCTGTTGACCCAGGACCGCTACGGCAATGATCCCCGAAAAAAAATCGCGCAACTGATCTCCAAAGTCACCAACCACCCGAAAATCAAGGTTTATACCGAAACGTCACTTACCGCCATTTCCGGCTACGTGGGCAACTTCACCTCCACCATTACGGCTGCGGACAGAAGCGAGGTCATCAATCACGGCGTGATAGTGCTGGCCACCGGCGGCCGCCCCTACCAGCCGACCCAGTACGGATACGGCACATCCCGGAGAATCCTGACCGCGCTAGAGCTGGAAAAGAGGTTGGCCGTCAAACGACCGCTTCCTATTTCATGCCGGAACATTGTCATGATCCAGTGCGTCGGCTCACGGGGCCAGGATCTCGCCTATTGCAGCCGGGTATGCTGCGGCCAGGCGGTGAAAAACGCCCTGCGACTGAAGGAACGACTCCCGGAAGCCTCAATAACCATACTGTTTCGTGATATGCGCACTTATGGGTTCATGGAAGACGATTACCGGAAGGCGCGGGAAATGGGTATCATCTTTACACGCTTCACGGCGGATGCAATTCCCGAGGTGTCCGTCGGAAAAAACGCACAAAGCAACCCGATGGTCAGATATCGTGATCCGATACTGGGAGAGGAGGTTGAAAGGCAGGCGGATTTGCTCGTCCTGTCCGTGGGTATTGTGCCGGAGGATACCGACTCCCTCGCCAAGATGCTCAAGGTACCGGTCACCGCGGACAATTTTTTCCTGGAGGCCCATGTCAAACTACGGCCGGTCGATTTGCCGGTTGACGGCGTCTATGTCTGCGGCCTGGCCCATTCCCCCAAATCCATCGATGAGACAATAAGTCAGGCCCAGGCGGCCGCCGGGCGCGCGTGCCAACCCCTGGCCCACGGCTTCATCACCCCCGAACCCATAGTCTCCCATGTTGATCCGCAAAAATGCATCGGTTGCGGGGCCTGTGAATTCTTCTGCCCCTATAAGGCTATCCATATCTACAAGGAAGGAAAACTGCGCAAGGCCGGCACCATAACCGCATCGTGCAAGGGCTGCGGGGTTTGCGCCGCCCGCTGTCCGACTCTGGCCATCGACATGGGACGTTTTACCTTCGAGGGGATCATGTCCCAGATCCATGCATTTCACCCTGGAGAAACAAAAGAATGA